Genomic DNA from Solanum dulcamara chromosome 4, daSolDulc1.2, whole genome shotgun sequence:
CATCATCAACACTTGAATCTTTTCCTCAAGCTCAGAGTGATATGCAGGGACACCAATCCATAGAAAATTCATCTTCCGATACGTTGAACAATCCGTTCCACTTTGAAGACTCAAAGGGATTTAGCGGATTCCTTGTTAGAATGGTTGAGGTGCAAGGGCTGTGTCGAGATAGTCAGAGCTTAGATGGTGTTGAGCAAATGCTAAAACAATTTAGGTAAAGCCTTTTAACTCAATTTGTAATTTATATTATACCTACATATAAGCCACCAAAATCTTAATACATTTACATGACTATTGATGGTATTTTTTTGTTGATTGCTTCTATAAAAAGTTGTTCATTAAAAGTACAAATTAACTTTCCGTTTGACCTAACTTTTGATCTTTCAGTAAGCTTGCAAAATTGTGCACCTTCTGCAACTCTGAATAATCTCAAACTTGCCAATGCAGGTACCTAGTCTCAAAATTGGAAGAAGTCGCCCCTAAGGAAATGAGACATGAAGAGAAACTAGCTTTTTGGATTAATGTCCACAATGCACTAGTAATGCATGTAAGATTTCTGTAGCTAAGAGTTATCCCAAGACTTTTTTTTACTGTGGGATAAATTATGAACCAGCATCGTGTATGTTGCAGGCATTTTTGGTTCATGGGATTCCAAGAAGTAATCTCAAGAGAGCATCTTTACTTCTTAAGGTAAGAAAATTCTGTTCAAAAGTGACAGTTCTGCTGTGTGAGTGGCTCATTATAACTCAGCaaactttttcatttttcagTCAGCTTACAATATTGGAGGGAATACAGTAAGTGTTGACATGATTCAGAAGTCTATACTCCGATGCCAGTTACCTCGTCCCGGTCAGGTAAGTTGAGAGCTCACGTCACTACATTTCCTCCTTGCATTCATATGTATAATTTAGATGACTAATTTGTTAAGACTTATTGAAGTTAATTTTGAATGTAGTGGCTTCAATCATTCTTCTTTACGAAACAAAGATTTAAGGCTGGCGATGCACGAAAGGGATATGCAATAGAGCATCCAGATCCTCGCCTACGCTTTGCTCTGTGCTCAGGAAACCATTCTGATCCTGTGGTATGCCTACTCTTGATTGATAAGAGTAACTGTTTTCTTGATATTATGCCTATATGCTATTGACTTATCATTCCATTTGTACGTTTGCAGCTTCGTTTGTACACATCAAAGAGAGTATTCGAAGAATTAGAAGTGGCTAAAGATGATTACATTCAGGCAAACATTAGGGTACACAGAGAACAAAAACTAGTCCTTCCAAAGAATGTGGAATCTTATATTAAAGAGGTGAATTTGAGTCCATCTGGTTTGTTCGAAACAATAGAGTTAGCACTACCTTCTTATTTGAGGAAGAACTTTCAGCAGCCGGAGCAACGAAAGTTGTGTAAGAAAATTGATTGGATTCCTCACAACTTCAGTTTCCGCTACCTTATTTCAAGTGAATTGGCTGAGTTTTGAATATCAGATGAATCACAACCAAAGGGGGTGTTCAGATTGAGAAGTGGTTCAATTTTGTGAAATATTTGAACTTCTTGTGCATGAGTGTGTCTTCATGTTACCAATTGAGTTTGTAATAATTTGGATGGTCCAaacatcatttattttctttttccttgttGTTAAGAGTTTTTCATTGGTTATAGTAGCTCTAAACAGAACAATGGTATGGAGTAAAGCAAGTGGTATTGTAAATTATAAAGGAGTGAATAGGTTAAATTCCCGTTTTACCTAAAACTCCTTTTAGATTTAAAAAGTCCCATCGAAtgtggaaaaatattttgggatACTTTGCTGAGAGATGTGTGAAGATGAAAAAAGTTGACTCCACGCGGCCATTTCTAACAACTAATTCTGTCCAGAGACCCCTTTCACCTCTTTTCTAATTTTtagcaaaatatatttttaactattacccattaaattaatttttatatcaattaaaatCCCTAATTAAATTGGTATTTAGTTTTAGGATGATGTATTGGTTGAAATATATGGAAAACTATTTAATCGGACACTTgacaaatataaaaaagattATAGTTAACTGACTCTCCTCGCTTCTGGAATAAAGTCCATAGTTCTTGTCTCAATTCCATGTAGGATTATTCTTTTCAACATCATTTTTATATTcgaatttaaatattttttatttgaatttaaaagcATGACTAGCATGTAATCGaaagtaattaattatatacattaGAGATTTTGTCAAGAGTCCTATCattattaattatataatataaccGAAAATAAATAGCAACAGTGATCCTGGACcacaaaaataatttccaaaaaaacaaatatttgtTGGAGATTTATAAAGGGGACAAAACTGACAATTAGaaatttgttttgtttgtttgttaagAGGGTTTCGGGGTTTATAGAGAAAACTCTAATGTCATCTCTTTAGGTTCAAGAAAGCACCACAATCACTTGTATTTCactcctcttttttttcttttgtcacTTTCTTGCCACTTCTTTGTCTTCATTACAGAAAACCCTTTTTTGCAAAATTCAAGATTTTCATATTGCAGAACCCAAAAATCAAGATTGTTTAGGTTATGGACGAAGATAGAATAGGGTTAGTACTGGCTAGAATCTCTGAGCTGAGGTTAGAGATAACAAGTTGCATTCATAAAGCATCCAAGAAAGATGAAGTGGAATCTGAAAATAGAGAAGACGCAGAGGATGGAAAAACCCATGAGGATGATGATGAAGCAGTGGATTGCTTGTTGAAGATTAAGGATgctcttgaatcacttgaagcCCAAGTGTCTTCTTTGCAGGTCTCTTCTTCTTTACTTGTTCTACTTCAATTTTGAACCTTGGAATTTTTCCCCTTTTTGGGTAAATATGTGATTATAGAAGATTCATGTGTTGATGACTGACTCCAGTTAGTTTGAGATTGAAGGGTGGTAGTTATTTTGTATATGCTACTGAATTTTGCAAAATTTTCACTTTTCTTGAGTTGATAGGCAAGGCGGCGCTCAATCTAGGGTTCAACCTTAATGAATAGTTGCTACAAGATTTTTTTAACTCCCATACACTGAATTTCTTAGTGGGGTTTCTGTAGTTTGGTTTATCTATTTTGCTATGAATATGTTTAGGAAGTTTTCCTTTGTGTGATTAGTGATTATGTTGTTCTCTTGTTGAGGTCCTTCTTTTTCCTTGAAATAGACCTCACTGGTCCTCTTGTTGATGGGTTTATGGTGCATTAGGGAGCACTATGTTCGAAGTTTTTGGAGCTGAAGTTGCTATACATATTTGATGGTTAGtctaatatattatttttgctGAATGGAAGCCTATATTTTGGATATTCTGTATTGAATTTTCTTTGGTGAGATTAAGTTAATGTATAATGGTGAAGTAGTTGGATTTAACACGGGTTAGATTTGTTCCTCGAAGTGGATAAAAGTCTTCTTAACAGTAATGGATGAGAAGTTCTCTGTGTCGAATGTTGATATAGTATCATGTGTATTCTTCAGTTCCAATGAAACATATAGCATTTCAGGATTTGACATTCAGTGATATATCTGCTCTCTAATGCTGTTGCACATTACCATATACACACACGCTGATGACCGAGAAATCCTGGTTCAAAACTCAGTAAATAATGGACCCGCGACTCTACCCTTCTCCAATCAAGTATTTTTGTTTGTGGCACCATGGCAGAGTTCGAACTCATGACGTGCGCCTAATCCAACTCACCTCATGACTGCACTCATACCACTTGACCGAAGCCCTGGGGCTTAAATGCTGTTGCATGTTACTGTTATTTACTACTGTTAGGGTTTGTACATTTTGTTAACTTTGCTATGTGCATAATGTATATACATCTTCTCCAATCAAGTATTTTTGTTTGTGTCACCATGGCAGAGTTCGAACTCGTGACGTGTGCCTAATCCAACTCACATCATGACTGCACTCATACCACTTGACCGAAGCCCTGGGGCTTAAATGCTGTTGCACGTTACTGTTATTTACTACTGTTAGGGTTTGTACATTTTGTTAGCTTTGCTATGTGCATAATGTATATACATCTGCTCCATGTAACATGAAGTCATTTTAAATTTGGTAGAGTTAAGTGGAACCAGCAGTTTTCAAATTCTTCGGTGAGATAAGTGGACATAGTGGGCTTAAAGTTTACATGAGGTTTAGATGAGAGCAAAGATGTTTATGTTGCTAACTTGAGCAGACTATTGACTATTGTACGGAACTGTAAGCTCACGATCATATGTTAAATGGTAGTCTTGAATCTACTTTTTTGTGAGATGAAGTGTCTGACTCTGCCTGTATGTTTCAAGACAAATTGGAGCTCAAAATCCCGACCAACCATAATATGGATaagattcttttcttttatttttgttgaaaataatTTGGATAAAGTTCTTAGCACCCTTAAAAGCAATCCAGTTGAGATTTGCCTATTGTAGTGCAAGTGAACCTGGAAATTATTACTTACTTATATTTTGATCTTCTCATCTCTATTTGAAGCTAAAGATTTTGAGGTGCTACTTTTTACTACTCACTAATCCCTTGAAATATAACTTAGTTGAACGACCTTCCCCTAAAATTGTTGACTTTTTAAATTGATTCCATCAGCAATGTGAATGCTGATTCCTAGCAGTCTCTTTGTAGGTCACATAGATACCTGATTTCAGACATTGTTTCATAAACAAGAGCAATCACGCTATCCTAACAAGAGAAATAGAAAATCTCAGTGTGAAACCCCCTCAATCCATCCCCTGTTTTGACACAGAGCCGAAAATTTTGATAGGGTGTTTTGAATCCTCAACTAACTTAACTAGGGTTCCAGCTATGATATTTCTCATGACAAATTACAGCTTCTGATATTTCTCATTACGAATTTGTTCTTTTTATGTTTCCTTTAAATTGCTTAAAGATTATTATCCAACATTTGATGAAGTAACTTCTGAGTGTAGTCGGCAAAATATTGATTAATTAGACAGTCTGTTTCTAGTGATAGTATGTTCCTCTCTAATGTGTAAGCTAGGATCTGCTTGTTGAGTGTCTGTTGCAGTTGCTATGTATAGTCAGCTGGAAGGTGACTGTATCATGTTGCAAGGGGaattgcatatttttttttaaaaaaaaagaacgcCAAAGCCTAAATGTGTCATCACTGGCTTTCATCATAGAGTTTGAAGTTTGTATGAAAATTTTTCATGTGAATTTCATATAATTGTTATTCTTAAATTATCTCTTGTTTGTGGCATGTTCGGCTTGGAGCTGTAGGAAGCAGTTGGTTGTGATGTTCTGCAGAGGGCAAAATTTTGGATCCTACAAACTTTTGATCCAATGATCACGACAGTCAATCCTGGTCCAGTCATTGCAATGCCATTTATAAGTTTTAGAGAACTACCACTAAACAAGCATAATCTTTGTGAAGAGGCTAGTACTAACTTTTTTTGGTGAAGAGGGCTATTACTAACTTCTAGTCAATTTTGTCTCTTTATTATAAGGGCTTAATATGTGTCAACCGATGCACTTGTTTTGATATCCTTATTTCATGAAAAGTCACAATGTGCCTCCGGTATTTGCAAGTGAAACAATCCGTCAATTTGaggagagatttattttctgtTAAAGACATTCTTTTTGCGTTTAGTAAATGACTAGTGTCGAGTAAAACTCAAAGGTTGTCCCATTCCTGACGGCGCCCAGTGAGATGACAAACATCTCTCTTTTGTACGAGCCTATCTTTATGAAAAATCTTTATATAACACAACTTAGTCCAATATTCCAGAGAAGCAGTATTTTTTGGCCCGGGATTCTTCCAACAGTATTTGTGAGTAAATTAGTTTTCTTCTTGTCAAAAGTCCAATAGCCCAAAGCTGCAGTATTTTCTTATTCCCTTAGGATTGGATTGCCTATGATTCTTCTGAAAAAACAGCTTCTCTGAGTAAGTTAGTGGAACTTCTCTTGTCCCAGTTGCCTCCCTAAGATTATTGACTGGATCCTCCGAAGCTGTTACTATCTTGCTCTCtgtaaattcttttttttttacatgagATATACAACAAGGCTtttataacattattttttttgtccaaATTTGTGCATTTCAATTATGTTGTCTACCTTTATTGAAGCTATACCTCAATGCCTTTAGATGCTAATGTTCAGGCACTACAAGAGCAACAATGGTATGAGAAAGAAGCAGCACTGGCTGAGATAGGTTATAGTCAAGAAAAATTGCTCCAGACACTGAAAGGGTACGAAGGCAAGGATTACCAAGTCATACACGAGGCAATTGCTTTTGTTTCTGAAACAGTAGAAGACAACAACGATCTTCTACTTCCTCCTTACCCTAGCAGACCTTCTCGTACCGTGGTGTCAGACAAGGGTTATGGCGTACACTTACCATCTACACGGAAACTCACTCAAAATGGGGTAACTGGTAGCCACAACCACAATTCCAGGAAAGATGTCGATGAAGCTAA
This window encodes:
- the LOC129884494 gene encoding uncharacterized protein LOC129884494, whose product is MMKTMEEEKSSEFYNYSHHFDLDTGLEKNYIELKKKQLHGGRRNDSTKEEVNHAHEDLVREIALLELDIMCLEKYLLSMYRKIFAKGLESLTKKDDRTKTNTTPNEKKFAEVKEKNDKLKENPRTNSNSPVLPTLSNPIKECDDDKQKLVDSTILRCHSSLSHAACSFRASPSVAALADAVDSYHSMPLSMLEHAQPSTSNRSLTEHHVTSCSNNLYHNSPSQLSEEIIKCISAIYCQLADPPLFNRDLSLSPVSVSSSTLESFPQAQSDMQGHQSIENSSSDTLNNPFHFEDSKGFSGFLVRMVEVQGLCRDSQSLDGVEQMLKQFRYLVSKLEEVAPKEMRHEEKLAFWINVHNALVMHAFLVHGIPRSNLKRASLLLKSAYNIGGNTVSVDMIQKSILRCQLPRPGQWLQSFFFTKQRFKAGDARKGYAIEHPDPRLRFALCSGNHSDPVLRLYTSKRVFEELEVAKDDYIQANIRVHREQKLVLPKNVESYIKEVNLSPSGLFETIELALPSYLRKNFQQPEQRKLCKKIDWIPHNFSFRYLISSELAEF
- the LOC129885479 gene encoding plastid division protein PDV2 isoform X1; amino-acid sequence: MDEDRIGLVLARISELRLEITSCIHKASKKDEVESENREDAEDGKTHEDDDEAVDCLLKIKDALESLEAQVSSLQEAVGCDVLQRAKFWILQTFDPMITTVNPGPVIAMPFISFRELPLNKHNLCEEALQEQQWYEKEAALAEIGYSQEKLLQTLKGYEGKDYQVIHEAIAFVSETVEDNNDLLLPPYPSRPSRTVVSDKGYGVHLPSTRKLTQNGVTGSHNHNSRKDVDEANRKSSQSKSPLSMVKFFISAAAKTALTVVGVISVLSLAGFEPQLKKRDNQIKVSNLFQQLANRKVPVVENGETQCVVKERVEIPFESVVATPDVNYGCG
- the LOC129885479 gene encoding plastid division protein PDV2 isoform X2, with amino-acid sequence MDEDRIGLVLARISELRLEITSCIHKASKKDEVESENREDAEDGKTHEDDDEAVDCLLKIKDALESLEAQVSSLQALQEQQWYEKEAALAEIGYSQEKLLQTLKGYEGKDYQVIHEAIAFVSETVEDNNDLLLPPYPSRPSRTVVSDKGYGVHLPSTRKLTQNGVTGSHNHNSRKDVDEANRKSSQSKSPLSMVKFFISAAAKTALTVVGVISVLSLAGFEPQLKKRDNQIKVSNLFQQLANRKVPVVENGETQCVVKERVEIPFESVVATPDVNYGCG